In Desulfuromonas sp., the genomic stretch CACTGGTCGAGGAGGGTATTGAAGTTGCCGATATCTTCATTGCCACCACCGACAGCGACGAGACCAATATCCTGAGTTCGCTGCTGGCCCGCCAGCATGGCGCCGAACGGACCCTGGCCCTGGTCAGCAGCCCGGAGATGCTCGGCCTCGCCCCGACTCTGGGTATCGACGCCTGTGTCTCTCCCCGTATTTCGGCGGCCAGCGCCATCCTGAAATACGTCCGGCGGGGAGAGATCATCTCGATTACGGCAATCGAGGGGAGCAATGCCGAAGCGATGGAAATCGAACTGAAAAAAGAGAGCAAGAACCTCGGCATCCCGTTGCATGATCTTGTTTTTCCCGAGAACGCCATTATCGGGGCGATCGTCCGCGGCGAAACCTACCAGATTCCGGATGGAGAAAGCACCCTCGAAGCGGGCGACCGGGTTGTTGTTTTTGCCCTGCCGGAAGCACTCGTCAAGGTCGAGAGGTTCTTTGAATAAATGAACATCCAGTTGACCCTGCGCATACTCGGCGCGCTGCTGCTCTTTTTGGCAGCGGCGCTGCTGTTCCCGATCCCTTTTTCGCTCTACTATGCGGACGGGGCAGCCCTCGCTTTCATCTGGTCATCGTCCATCTCATTTCTGGTCGGCCTGATCCTGTTCCGCCTCTGCCAGAGCGACCGGGAACTTTCGGTCAGGGAAGGCTTTGCCATCGTTACCTTCGGCTGGCTTTTCTATGCCATATTCGGCGCCCTGCCCTTTTTGCTCAGCGGCACCATCCCTGCACCGCTCGATGCGATGTTTGAAACGATGAGCGGTTTTACCACGACCGGCGCCTCGATTCTGACCCGGATCGAGGGCCTGCCGGAATCGATCCTGCTCTGGCGCTCATTGACCCAATGGCTTGGCGGCATGGGAATCATCGTTATGTCGCTGGCGATCCTGCCGATGCTCGGTGTCGGCGGCATGCAGCTGTTCAAGGCCGAGGTTCCGGGCCCAACGGCCGATCGCCTGAAGCCGCGCATACAGGACACCGCCAAACTGCTCTGGGGCGTTTACGTTCTGTTAACCGCGGCCGAAACCATCCTGTTGATGTTCGGTGGCATGAGCCTGCATGACGCACTCTGTCACTCTTTTGCGACTCTGGCGACCGGCGGCTTTTCATCCCGTAACGCTTCGGTCGGAGCCTATAATTCGGCATACATTGACTGGGTGGTCACCCTGTTCATGTTCTTGGCCGGGGTCAATTTCTCCCTGCATTATCATGCCCTGCGCGGCCGCTTGCGCCAACTGCACCGCAACGAGGAATTCCGTGTCTACCTCGGCATCACCCTGATAGCAATTGCGGCCCTGTTTATTTTTAATTTCAGTTCGGTGTACGACTCCTTCGCCGACAATCTCCGATACAGCGCCTTCCAGACGGTTTCGATCATGACGACGACCGGTTTTGCAACGGCCGATTATGAAGGATGGTCAGTCGCTGCTCAATACCTGCTGGTTCTTCTGATGTTCATCGGCGGTTGTGCCGGGTCGACCGGCGGCGGCATGAAGGTCGCCCGGATCCTGCTGCTGTTCAAACACGCCCATGTGCAGCTCTTCCGGCTGATCCATCCCCGGGCCGTGCGCTTGGTCAAACTCGGGAACATTCCGGTCGACCGTGAAGTGATGCAGGCAATCCTTGGGTTCTTTGCACTCTTTATGGGGATCTTTGTCGTCGCCTCACTCCTGATGGCCGCCAGCGGCATGGATCTGGTCTCGTCCGGGGCCGCGGTTATCGCAACCCTGAGCAATATCGGCCCGGGTCTCGGCTCGGTCGGCCCGGCCGACAACTACGCTCATATTGCCCCCTTCGGCAAAACGGTGCTGATGTTCTGCATGTTGCTTGGAAGGCTCGAATTATTTACGGTTCTCGTCCTCTTCTTTCCGACCATCTGGCGCAAGTAGCGCATTTATGACTCGTCTGCGGCGAAGACGCTGGTTCCTACTGCCGACGACATTACCGTCACTTTTCCTGGTCACTACGCTTCTCCTCCTGATCACCGGAGTGGATAAAACATGGGGAGCCATGGACAACCATTTCCTTTACTTTCCGACCCGAACGCTCAATTCGACCCCGGCCGCCGCCGGCCTTGAGTTTGAAGAAATCCGTTTTCCGGCAGTCGATGGCACCAGCCTGCATGGCTGGCTGGTGCCCGGCCAACCGGATTTCCCTCTGGTCCTTTTCTTCCATGGCAATGCCGGAAATATCGGTGACCGGGTTCACAACCTGCAACGACTGCATCAGGCCGGCTATCCGGTTTTTATTTTCGACTATCGGGGGTACGGCCATAGTGGCGGCAGCCCTTCCGAAACAGGCACCAGTGATGACGGACGTGGTGCCGTCGCCTGGCTTGAGCAGCGGGGATACCCTCCGGCAAAGACACTGTACTTCGGCCGTTCACTGGGGGCCGCAATTGCCCTGCAGATGGCTCTCGAATTTTCACCGGCCGGCCTGGTCATGGAAAGCCCTTTCACCTCGATCAGGGCAATGGGCAGGTGGCACTATCCGGTACTGAGCCGACTTTTCGGCTGGCTGCTCTCGGCAGAATATAACAACGAAGAAAACATCGGCTCCCTCACAGTTCCGCTGTTGTTGATCCACGGAACAGCCGACTCAATCGTGCCGCCGATCATGGGCAAGCGGCTATTTGAGCTTGCACCGGAACCGAAGCGTATTTATCTTGTCAAGGGTGCAGATCATAATGACAGCTTTTACCTGGGTGATGTAGAATACTGGCAGAACTGGCACTGGCTTACCAGCGCACACTGAACCTGAACCGGGCAGACAATTATTCACAAATGAAATTATGCTTAGCCAAATACTCGATTGTGGCGACCCTGGCCGCCTTTCTCATTGTTCCGGTCGAGGGACATGCCGAAAAATTCGACTTTTTTGTCGTCCCGACCCTCGATCAGCAACTCGACAGCTGGTACAAGGTGCCGTCGAACTTCGAACCGACAATTTATATTCCTGAACGGATATACCCCGACCAGCCCTTTGAACTGCGCCTGCTCTTCAGGGGGTACGCCCTTTCGGCTCTGGGGAATGTCAATATCAGCTATGATTTCCAGTTTTTCGCCCCGGACGGCAGTCCAACCCCGGACCGGGGAGAGGACTTTATCGCCTACAACGGCCCGATCCGGAATAAAAAATCGATTATTATCAACCAGCAGTACCCGGGCGTCATTTTTGACAAGAGCTATCCACCGGGAGACTACGAGGTTAAAATCATCGCTCGTGATCGTTATGCAGAGAAGACCGTTTCCCGCTCGGCAACAGTCGAGTTCAGTAAATTCGAAAAAATTGCCAATTTTGCTAACGAAGATTTCTACAAGTTCTGGATAAAGAACTATTTTCGCCAACCGGATAGCGGCAAAGCTGTCTTCGGGATCCTGCAATTCATCGACGACGACCCGCAGTGGATTAAAAACAACACCCGGCTGTTATCCTTCAGCCGCCATCTCATTAACGAGAACCGCTGGCTCTGGAACCACCTGGTCAACGATTACCACAACAAACCGGAACAGCGTAAACAGATCCTGGGATTGATGGCTCTTGCCGACAACCCACCATTCGATCTGCTTTCCCGG encodes the following:
- a CDS encoding potassium transporter gives rise to the protein MNIQLTLRILGALLLFLAAALLFPIPFSLYYADGAALAFIWSSSISFLVGLILFRLCQSDRELSVREGFAIVTFGWLFYAIFGALPFLLSGTIPAPLDAMFETMSGFTTTGASILTRIEGLPESILLWRSLTQWLGGMGIIVMSLAILPMLGVGGMQLFKAEVPGPTADRLKPRIQDTAKLLWGVYVLLTAAETILLMFGGMSLHDALCHSFATLATGGFSSRNASVGAYNSAYIDWVVTLFMFLAGVNFSLHYHALRGRLRQLHRNEEFRVYLGITLIAIAALFIFNFSSVYDSFADNLRYSAFQTVSIMTTTGFATADYEGWSVAAQYLLVLLMFIGGCAGSTGGGMKVARILLLFKHAHVQLFRLIHPRAVRLVKLGNIPVDREVMQAILGFFALFMGIFVVASLLMAASGMDLVSSGAAVIATLSNIGPGLGSVGPADNYAHIAPFGKTVLMFCMLLGRLELFTVLVLFFPTIWRK